CGGCGCGCGAGTCAGCCGCGACGCGGTGATGAGCGCGTCGATCCCGGGATTCCGGCGATTGGCCATGACCTTCAGGCCCTGCGCGACATAGGCGCGGTTCAGGCCCTTCAGCTGTGCCACGTCGGCGACCGTGCCCAGCGCGACGAGATCGAGCAGGTCGAGCAGCCTCGGTTCGGCGCGGTCGGCGAAAAAGCCCCGGGCGCGCAGCGTGCGGAGGAGCGCGGCGCCAAGCAGGAAGGCGACGCCGACGGCGGCCAGATGGCCGTGCGCGGCGCCGTCGCCCTCGTCGAGGCGGTTGGGGTTCACGAGCGCATGCGCAACGGGCAGGGCGGAGGCGCATTTGTGATGATCGACGACGATCACGTCGATGCCGGCGTCACGCGCGTCCTGCAGCGCGTCGAACGCCTGGGCGCCGCAGTCGACCGTGACGATCAGGCTGGCGCCCTGTTCCCCGAGCCGTCGCATGGCGATGCCGGAGGGCCCATAGCCTTCGATCAAGCGATCGGGGATGTAGGCCGTGGGCGCCAGGCCGAGGTCGCGAAGCAGGCGGATGACCAGTGCCGCGGAGGTCGCGCCATCGACGTCATAGTCCCCGAACACGGCGACAGCTTCGCCGGCCTGCACGGCATCGGCAAGGCGTTGCGCGGCGCGGTCCATGTCGCGAAAGATCGACGGGTCGGGCATGAAGCCGCGGATGCTGGGGCTGCGGTGCGCCTCCAGCGCCTCGCGCGGGCAGCCGCGCGACAGCAGCAGCTGCGTCACCAGATCGTCGGGCACGAAGCCGCCGCCGACGTCGCCAGCCAGGCCCCGCCAACGCCATGGTTGGCCGAGGATCGACCGCTCGATGTTTAGAACCGGCGTCATGATGGGCGAAGGATCAGAGATACCATGGCTGTTCACGGAACCACTTGGTGACGACGTATTTCGTCCCCTTGGTCACGGCGGTGCCTTCGTGCAGCGTCATCGGGTTCGGACTGCCATCGGGGTTCATGTTGTTCCACGTCAGCAGCATGCGGCGGCGCGGCGGGATCTTGATGCCGGCCTGCGGGAACCAGGTGGCGCCGCCTTCCTCGACCTCGTTCAGATAAAGCATCGCCGTCCAGGTCCGCTGCCCGCCTTCCTCGGTCATGCGCTGCCAATAGGGCTGGCTGCCCTGAAAATAGTCGTGGTGTGCGCGGAACTGCTGACCCGGGGCATAGCGCTGGCCCTGCATGGTCTCGCCATGCGGCGGATCGATGCCGAGCAGATGCGCGATGCGCTCGTCGATCGGTCGGACGAGCGGCGAGAAGCGGTCCATGTCGCAGCTTTCGCTCGTCCGATACTCCGGGTCGGGCGCGTCGGACAGCAGCGTCGACGGGCGGCGATGGCGGTCGATCAGCGCCATCAGCGCGTCGCATTCGGCATTGGTCAGAAAATCGAGTTGATAATAGACCTGCGCGCTCGGCACCTTGGCCTGTACGACCGCCGGGTTCGCTTCCAGACGCGCCGCGACCGACTGGCTGAAGGCGGCGCGGGATTTTGAGGGCAGATCCGGATTGTCGACGGGTTTGCGAGCCATGACCGGCAAATCGCGCCCCGCGCGACCAAAAGCAAGGGGGCCGGCCGTCGCCGGCCGGCCCCGTATCGCCACGCTTACCAGAAGATGTCGTAGATCACGTCCACGACCTCGCCCGTGTCGATGTCGACCAGCAGCGCGTCGTTGTAGTAGCGGACCCAGCGGTATGGACCATAGGCTGGCGGCAGGCGGTAATCCCACGGGTCGTTGATCCAGTAATTCTGCTGGAACAGGATCGAGCCGAGCGTGATGCCGATGCCGAAGCGCTGGTAGCCATAGTTGTACCCCCGCGGCGGATAGTAGCGCGGCAGGCGATAGGCATAGCGGTTGCTGCCGCGCCAGCCTTGCCAGTCGTACCGGCGATCGTTGCGCCATTCGCGGTTCCACCGCTGCTGGCCGCCGCGGTTCCAGTCGCCGCCACGATTCCAGGTGCCGCCCCGGTTCCAGTCGTTGCGGCGGGGATCGCGGTTATAGTCGCGGCGGTCGTCCCGGCGTTCGGTACGGAAGTCCCGGCGGTCGTCGCGACGATCCTGACGATATTGATCAGGAGTCACGCGGCCCTGGACGAGATCGCGGCGATCCTCACGGCGTTCCTGACGGAAGTCCTGCCGATCGTCGCGACGATCCTGACGAAAGCCGTCGGGGCGCTGAACGGAGCCGCCGTTGGCACGGGCGGCATCACGCTGGGCACGGAAAGCGTCCCGATCGAATGCCGGACGCTGCACCTGCCCCTGGACCTGGACATCGGCCTGGACGCGGGCCGCCTCGCGCTGCTGGCGGAAGGCATCGCGATTGAAGGTCTGGCCGCCGGCCTGAGCCTGCGCCCGCGCGGCTTCGCGCTGCGCACGGAAGGCGTCGCGGTCGAAGCCCCCGCCGCCGCCGTTCGGCCGGGCGGTACGTTCGGGCCGCTGGAACGAGTCCATGCTGCGCTCGGGCCGAGGGGGCGGGGCGGGGCGGTCCGCCTGGGGGGTGCCGTCGCCACGGCCGGGCCCGCCGCGGCGGCCCTGCCATTCCTGCGCGCTCGCCAGCACCGGCGAGAGCGCGGTCGCCGCGACCAGCGCGGACAAGATGAACTTCTTCATGGACCAACTCTCCACTCGCCGGTCCCCCGGCCCTTCGTCGATGATGCCGGTTTACGGGAGGCGAGGTGAGCCGTGGCTGAATTGCGTTGAAAGCGATTAGTCAGGAATCGGCACGTTCGGCGTTCAGCGTTTGACGGGCGACAGCGCCGGCACGTCCTTCGCTGCTTCGGACGGGTCGATATCGGGCGGTGGCGCGGCCTCCAGCGTTTCGTCCCCGCGCGCGACGGCGGCGGCCTGGAGTATGGCGTCGATCAAACGCGGGTAGATGCCGCAGCGGCAGAGGTTCGTTATCCTTGCGCGGACATCGTCCTCGGTCGGATTGCGGTTGGTGCGCAGCAGAGCCTGCGCCGCCATCACGACGCCGGGAATGCAGTAGCCGCACTGCGCGAGGTTCGCGGCGAGAAAGGCCTGTTGCAGGGGGTGATTGCGGTCACGCGACAATCCTTCGATCGTGGTGACAAAACTCCCTTCGAGCGCGCCGATCCGGACGGTGCAGGATCGGACCGCGCGCCCGTCGATATCCACCGTGCAGGCGCCGCAATCGCCACTGCCGCAGCCATATTTGGTCCCCGTCAGGTTCGACGCGTCGCGGAGCGCGAACAGCAGGGGCGTCGCGGGATCCATCGCATAGTGGACCGGCTGATTGTTGACGGTGAAACGGGTCATCGCACGGCAGGTCCTAACCTGTCACATCCTGACGCGAAAGGCGGAACGCGTGGCCGCATCCGGTGTTTGACGAGGCGAATCGACGAACAACGCTCAAGCGAAGGAGGCCCGCGATGCCCAAGGTGCTCAGCCAGTTTTCGATCACGCAGGAGGCCGATGGCTATGTCCTGCAGATTGAGGACGAGGACGGCGAAACGACCGAATTTAGCGCGACGCTGGAGCAGATCGATGACATCGCGATCGCGATAGAGGATTTGGACATCGTCGATGAGGATGATCCCTCCCTATTGGGCGAAGACGATGATGAGCGCGAGCCGGACGAGGAATGAGATCATAGTCTCTTTCCCCGGCGCTTCGTGTCGAGCCTGTCGAAGCACGGACGAAGTGGCCGCCGTTCGAGATGCCGCGTTCTAACGGCTACCTCAGCGGCGCGGTACCGGGGTCGGCGCCGTGACCGGCTCCACCGACAGCGGCCGGGGTCCCTGAGCCGTCGTATAGAGCAGCGCATCGCCACCGAGCGTCCGGTACAGCTCTGTCAGGTTCTGCGCCTGCGCCAGCCGGGTGGCGACCAGCGACCGTTCGGCCGAATAGAGCGAGCGCTGCGCATCCAGGCTTTGTAGGAAAGTGTCGATCCCACCGCGATAGCGTGCATCGGAGAGCACATAATTGTCGCGCGATGCCGCCAACAGCGCGGTCTGGGCGCGGACCTGATCGCCGATCGTGCCACGACGAGCGAGGGCGTCACTGACCTCGCGGAAGGCAGTCTGGATCGTTCGCTCGTAGGTGGCGAGGTCCCGATCGAAGGTTGCGCGGGCTTGGTCGACCTGGGCGCGGCGCGCACCGCCGGCAAAGATGTCGTAATCGACCCCGCCGGTCGCACTCCAGGTGAAGGCGTTGCCGCTGAACAGGCTGCCCAGCGCGCCGCTGGCAAGGCCGAGCAGACCGGTCAGGCTGATTCGCGGAAACAACGCAGCCCGCGCGGCGCCGATCCGCGCATTGGCGGCGCGCAGGTCATACTCTGCCTGCACGACGTCGGGGCGGCGAAGCAGCACCCCGGAATCAAGGCCTGCCGGCAACTCCGCAAGCGTCGGCACCACCGCCTCGATCGATTCGGGAAGCAGTGTGGGATCGACATCGGCACCAACCAGGAGCCGTAGCAGATTGGCATCCTGCGCGAGGGCGGTGCGCTGCTCCGCCAGGTCCGAGTTGGCCTGGGCAAGCACAAGTTCAGCCTGGCGCAGGTCGGTTCGTGGCGCGATCCCACCGGTCAGGCGGGCGCGGGTCAGGCGCACGCTGGTTTCGGCGCTGCGCGCCGTGCGCTCGGCAATCTGCAGGAGGCTGCGGTCGGCGGCGTAGCTCGTCCAGGCGTCCGCAATATCGCCGACCAGCGCGAGGCGGGTGGCACGCGCTGCCGCTTCCGTCGCGAAATAATCCTCCAGCGCTGCCCGGCTGAGCGACGCGAGCCGCCCGAACAGGTCGATTTCGAACGCGTTGATCCCGACACCCGCCGAAAAGCTGTCGTTCACGCCGCCGCCCGATGCCACCGAGCCGTCCGGCGTGCGGGCGGCGCCCTTGCGGATCGATGCGTCGCCGCTCGCCGCGATCGTCGGGAAGCGCGCCGCGCGCTGGATGCGGAACTGGGCGCGGGCGATCGCAATATTGGCCGCAGCGATCCGCAGGTCGCGGTTGTTGACGAGTGCGGTCTCGATCAGCTGCTGCAAGCGGGGATCGCGGAAGATATCGCGATAGCTGACCGCCGGCAGCGCGGCTTCACTTTCACGCAGATAGGCGTCGCCGATCGGCCAGGACGGCGGGACGGGCGCGACCGGCCGCTCATACGTCGGGGTCATCGAACAGCCGGCGAGGGCGGTCGCGACGAGCAGGGTGATCGCACGGCGCATCACGCGTCTCCCTCTGCCGCCTTGGGTTGGCCCTGGAACCCGGTCGGCTTGCCGCGCAGCTTCGCCAGCCCGTCGCGCACCCCGCGACGGACAAGGACGAAGAACAGCGGGATGTAGAAGATCGCGAGGATCGTCGCGGTCAGCATGCCGCCGATCACCGCGGTGCCGATGGCGATGCGGCTGTTGGCTCCCGCACCGGTCGACAGGGCAAGGGGCAGCACGCCGAAGATGAAGGCAAGGCTGGTCATCAAAATCGGCCGCAGGCGCAGTCGCGCCGCCTCCAGCGCGGCATCGATGACGCGGGCGCCCTTTCGTTCGGCCTGTTCGGCGAATTCGATCATCAGGATGGCGTTCTTGGCGGCCAGGCCCATCGTCGTGAGCAGGCCGATCTGCAGATAGACGTCGTTCTCGAGCCCGCGCAGCGTGACCGCGAAGACCGCGCCGACTAGCCCGAGCGGGATGATCAGCAGCACCGCCGCCGGGATCGACCAGCTTTCGTAAAGCGCGGCGAGGCACAGAAAGACGACGAGTAGCGACAGACCATAGAGCAGCGGCGCCTGCCCCGCGGATAGCCGTTCCTGGTAAGACAGTCCCGCCCAGGCGACCGAGGTGCCCGGGATCTGGCTGGCGAGCTCCATCATACGGTTCATCGCTTCGCCAGAACTGACGCCGGGCGCCGCCTGGCCGGAGAATTCGAAGGCCGGCACGCCCGAGAAGCGCGACAGCGTCGTGGGCGCGGTCGCCCAGCTGATCGTGGCAAAGGCACTGAAGGGCACCATCTGGCCATCGCTGCCGCGGACGAACCACTTCGCGATGTCTTCCGGTGCCGCCCGATAGGGTGCATCGCCCTGGACGTAGACACGCTTCACGCGGCCGCGGTCGATGAAGTCGTTGACGTAGCGGCCGCCCCACGCGGTCGACAGCGTCGTGTTCACGTTCGCCTGGGTGAGGCCGAGCGCGGACAGCTTGGTCTGGTCGATGTCGATCTTTAGCGTCTGGATGTCGGGCAGGTCGGTCAGACGGACGGCGCGAAGCTGCGGGTCGGCGGTCGCGGCGGCAAGCAGCCGCTCTCGCCCGGCGACGAACTGGTCGCGGCTCATCCCGCTGGTGTTTTGCAACTCCATCGTGAAGCCACCGGTCTGGCCGAGGCCGCGGATCGAGCCCGGCACCAGCGCGAATACTTCCGCGTCGCGGAGCCCCCTGAACGCCGCACTGGCACGATCGGCGATCGCATCCGCACTGTTTTCGGTGCCCTTGCGCTCCGCCCAGTCCTTCAGGTTGAGGAAGCCCTGGCCGGTGTTCTGGCCCGACGCGCCGCCACCGCCGCCGCCCGCGCTGGTCAGCATGACGTCGACGTTCTTGCCCTCGGCCCCCAGGAAATAGTCGATGATCTGATCCTGGACCTGGCGGGTCCGCGCTTGGGTTGCGCCGGCCGGAAGGCGGAACTGAACCTGAATGCGGCCCTGATCCTCGGTCGGAAGGAAGCTGGTCGGCAGACGGAAGAACAGGACCGCCAGGATCGCGACGACCCCGGCGTAGATCAACAGGAACAGCCACTTGCGGTCGATGACTTTCCGCGATGTCTCGACATAGCGGTCCGACATGCGTTCGAAGAAGCGGTTGAACTTGTCGCCCATCCTGCGGAAAAAGCCGGCGACACGCGGAAACTTGCGGTCGGCCCAGCCCTGGTGCCCGTCGCCTTCGCCCTTCTGCTTCAGCAGGTTCGCGGTGAGAGCAGGGCTCAGCACCAGCGCCACGACGACCGACAGAATCATCGCCGACACGATGGTGATCGAAAACTGGCGGTAGATGACGCCGGTCGACCCGCCGAAGAACGCCATCGGGAGGAACACCGCCGACAGGACCAGCGCGATCGCGATCAGCGCGACGGTGATCTCGTTCATCGATTCGATCGTCGCCTCGCGCGGCGACATCTCGGGATTTTCCTCCATCAATCGCTCGACGTTCTCGACGACCACGATCGCGTCGTCGACGAGCAGGCCGATGGCGAGGACGAGGCCGAAGAGGGTGAGCGTGTTGACCGAGAAGCCGGCGACCGCGAACACGGCGAAGGTGCCGAGCAGCACGACCGGCACGGCGATCGTCGGAATAAGCGTGGCGCGCCAGCTCTGCAGGAACACGAACATCACGATGACGACTAGGATCACCGCCTCGATCAGCGTCTTCACCACTTCCTCGATCGACAGCTTGATGAAGGCGGTCGAATCATTGGGATAGGCGTAGGCCAGGCCCGGCGGGAAATTGCGTGCGGCATCCGTCATGAAGGCGCGCACGGCCTCTGCCGTCGCCAGCGCGTCGGCGCCCGGCGCGAGGTTCACCGCGATGCCGGCGCCCGGATGCTTGTTGGTGCGGCTGACCGAGGCATAGCTTTCCTGCCCCAGCTCGATCCGAGCGACGTCCGCCAGCCGCACGGTCGCGCCGCTCGGTTGGGTCTTCAGGATGATCTGCGCAAACTGTGCGGGCGTCTGCAGGCGCGACTGCGCGGTGACGGTTGCGTTCAGCATCTGCGTTTCGGCGTTCGGAACGCCGCCGACTTCGCCCGCTGCGATTTCGGTGTTCTGGTTCTGAATCGCGGTGATGACGTCGCTGGGCATCAGCTGCACGGCGGCCAGGCGTGACGGGTCGAGCCAGATGCGCATCGCATATTGCGATCCGAAGACGTTCGTCTCGCCGATGCCGGGAATACGCCCCAGCGCATCCTGCAGGTTGGAGACCAGATAGTCGGACACGTCGGCATTCGTCATCTTGTCGGTCTGGTCATAGACCGACACGATCATCAGGAAGTCGGGGTTCGACTTGGTGACGCGGACGCCTTGCTCCTGCACTTGCTGGGGCAGGCGGCTGATCGCCTGCTGGATGCTGTTCTGCACCTGCACCTGCGCGATGTCCGGATCGGTGCCCTTTTCGAACGTCGCGGAAATCGTCACCGATCCGCGCGAGGATGAGGACGACGTGAAGTACAGCAGGCCGTCGATGCCGGTCAGCTGCTGCTCGAGCACCTGGGTCACGCTGTTCTCGAGCGTTTCCGCCGACGCGCCGGGGAAGGTTGCGCGGACGTTGACCTGCGGCGGGGCGACGTCGGGATATTGTTCGATCGGCAGCGTCATCAGCGCGCCGACACCGGCGAGCATGATGATGATCGAGATCACCCAAGCGAAGATCGGGCGATCAATGAAAATGCGCGAGATCATGCGGATTTCTTCGCGCTGTCATCCTTGCGCCCGCCGGCGGGCGGCGGCGCGACGCGCTGGATCGCGCCGGCCGGGACCGGGCGGATGTCGGCGCCGGGCTTCAGGCGGCCGAGGCCCTGGGTAATGATCTTGTCGCCGGCATTCACGCCGCCCGTGACGACCCAATAGGCGCCTTGCGTCCGGACCGCCGTGACCTGCCGCTGGACGGCCTTGTTGTTGTCCCCAACGACATAGATGGTCGCGGTACCCTTCGCGTCGCGCGATACCGCTTGTTGCGGAACCAGGAAGGCGTTGGGCTCGATCGCCTGGTTGAATTGCGCCCGGACGAACATGCCGGGGAGCAGCAGGCCGTTGGGGTTGGGGAAGCGGGCACGCAGGGTGACGGTGCCCGTTGCCTGGTCGACCGTCACTTCGGTGAACTGGACGGTACCGGTAAAGCCATAGTCGCTGCCGTCCTCCAGCTTCAGCCGAACCTGTGCGCTGGCCGGCATGACGTCGCCGCGCGCGAGCGAGCGGCGGAGCGCCAGCATCTCGGCCGCCGACTGCTGGATGTCGACGAACATCGGGTCGAGCCGCTGGATGACCGCCATCGGATCGGCTTGGTTGTTGGTGACGAGCGCACCGACTGTTGCCAGGCTGCGTCCGATGCGGCCGGTGATCGGTGCAGGCACGCGCGTGAAGGCGAGGTTGACCTGCGCGGTTTCCAGCGCCGCGCGGTTCTGCGCGACCTGCGCGCTGGCCTGGCGCTGGGTCGCGATCGCGTCGGTATAATCCTGTTTGCTGACTGCCTCCATCTCGGCGAGCGGGCGATAGCGTTCGGCGCGGATGCGGGCGGCTTCCGCGGTCGCAGCCGCGGCGGCAACGTTGGCGCGGGCCTGATTGGCGGACGCTTGATAGAGCCGCGGGTCGATCTGGTAGAGCGTCTGCCCGGCGCGGACGAGTGCGCCTTCGGTGAACAGGCGGCGCCGGACCAACCCGGTTACCTGTGGGCGAACCTCCGACGTTTCGAACGCGGCCGTGCGCGCGGCGAGTTCGGTCGGGAGGGGGACAGCCGTCGGCCGGGCGATGACATAGCCGACCTGCGCCGGGCCCCCGCGCCCGCCCTTGGCGGCGCCGCCCTTCGACGTTTCCGCCTTGTCGCCACTACCGCAGGCGCCAAGAGTGAGGATAAGGGCGGCCGCGATGGCGCGCGAAGGATGGATGTGCACGGGGCAGTTCAACCGATAGCCAGAGAATTGGTTGCGCGAGCGGTACGACGCGTCGGCTGGCGCACAAAGCGTGAAATTGTAACTGAAATGTACGGAGAGATGACCATGATCCTTCACGACTATTGGCGGTCGTCGGCCGCGTACCGCGTTCGTATCGGGCTGAACCTGAAGGGCGTGGGGTTCGAGTCGGTGTCGCACGACCTACGAGTCGGCGAACAAAGGTTGCCTAGCTATCGAAATGTCGCACCTCAAGGCCTTGTTCCGGCTTTGGAGAACGACGGACACGTCCTGACGCAGAGCCTGGCGATCCTGGAGTGGCTGGACGAGACCTATCCGGACCCGGCCTTTCTTCCGAGCGACGCGGCCGGTCGCGCACGGGTCCGCGCGCTTGCCTATGTCGTCGCCATGGACATCCACCCG
The nucleotide sequence above comes from Roseomonas aeriglobus. Encoded proteins:
- a CDS encoding 2OG-Fe(II) oxygenase — its product is MARKPVDNPDLPSKSRAAFSQSVAARLEANPAVVQAKVPSAQVYYQLDFLTNAECDALMALIDRHRRPSTLLSDAPDPEYRTSESCDMDRFSPLVRPIDERIAHLLGIDPPHGETMQGQRYAPGQQFRAHHDYFQGSQPYWQRMTEEGGQRTWTAMLYLNEVEEGGATWFPQAGIKIPPRRRMLLTWNNMNPDGSPNPMTLHEGTAVTKGTKYVVTKWFREQPWYL
- a CDS encoding efflux RND transporter periplasmic adaptor subunit; translation: MHIHPSRAIAAALILTLGACGSGDKAETSKGGAAKGGRGGPAQVGYVIARPTAVPLPTELAARTAAFETSEVRPQVTGLVRRRLFTEGALVRAGQTLYQIDPRLYQASANQARANVAAAAATAEAARIRAERYRPLAEMEAVSKQDYTDAIATQRQASAQVAQNRAALETAQVNLAFTRVPAPITGRIGRSLATVGALVTNNQADPMAVIQRLDPMFVDIQQSAAEMLALRRSLARGDVMPASAQVRLKLEDGSDYGFTGTVQFTEVTVDQATGTVTLRARFPNPNGLLLPGMFVRAQFNQAIEPNAFLVPQQAVSRDAKGTATIYVVGDNNKAVQRQVTAVRTQGAYWVVTGGVNAGDKIITQGLGRLKPGADIRPVPAGAIQRVAPPPAGGRKDDSAKKSA
- the maiA gene encoding maleylacetoacetate isomerase, with the protein product MILHDYWRSSAAYRVRIGLNLKGVGFESVSHDLRVGEQRLPSYRNVAPQGLVPALENDGHVLTQSLAILEWLDETYPDPAFLPSDAAGRARVRALAYVVAMDIHPVNNLRILKALKVDFGADQDAVDAWVRRWIGEGFVALEEMAGEGAYLSGDTPGLADICLVPQWYNAERFALDTAPYPKLAAIVARANDHPAFAAAHPSRHPHATD
- a CDS encoding efflux transporter outer membrane subunit, which gives rise to MRRAITLLVATALAGCSMTPTYERPVAPVPPSWPIGDAYLRESEAALPAVSYRDIFRDPRLQQLIETALVNNRDLRIAAANIAIARAQFRIQRAARFPTIAASGDASIRKGAARTPDGSVASGGGVNDSFSAGVGINAFEIDLFGRLASLSRAALEDYFATEAAARATRLALVGDIADAWTSYAADRSLLQIAERTARSAETSVRLTRARLTGGIAPRTDLRQAELVLAQANSDLAEQRTALAQDANLLRLLVGADVDPTLLPESIEAVVPTLAELPAGLDSGVLLRRPDVVQAEYDLRAANARIGAARAALFPRISLTGLLGLASGALGSLFSGNAFTWSATGGVDYDIFAGGARRAQVDQARATFDRDLATYERTIQTAFREVSDALARRGTIGDQVRAQTALLAASRDNYVLSDARYRGGIDTFLQSLDAQRSLYSAERSLVATRLAQAQNLTELYRTLGGDALLYTTAQGPRPLSVEPVTAPTPVPRR
- a CDS encoding (2Fe-2S)-binding protein, with protein sequence MTRFTVNNQPVHYAMDPATPLLFALRDASNLTGTKYGCGSGDCGACTVDIDGRAVRSCTVRIGALEGSFVTTIEGLSRDRNHPLQQAFLAANLAQCGYCIPGVVMAAQALLRTNRNPTEDDVRARITNLCRCGIYPRLIDAILQAAAVARGDETLEAAPPPDIDPSEAAKDVPALSPVKR
- a CDS encoding multidrug efflux RND transporter permease subunit yields the protein MISRIFIDRPIFAWVISIIIMLAGVGALMTLPIEQYPDVAPPQVNVRATFPGASAETLENSVTQVLEQQLTGIDGLLYFTSSSSSRGSVTISATFEKGTDPDIAQVQVQNSIQQAISRLPQQVQEQGVRVTKSNPDFLMIVSVYDQTDKMTNADVSDYLVSNLQDALGRIPGIGETNVFGSQYAMRIWLDPSRLAAVQLMPSDVITAIQNQNTEIAAGEVGGVPNAETQMLNATVTAQSRLQTPAQFAQIILKTQPSGATVRLADVARIELGQESYASVSRTNKHPGAGIAVNLAPGADALATAEAVRAFMTDAARNFPPGLAYAYPNDSTAFIKLSIEEVVKTLIEAVILVVIVMFVFLQSWRATLIPTIAVPVVLLGTFAVFAVAGFSVNTLTLFGLVLAIGLLVDDAIVVVENVERLMEENPEMSPREATIESMNEITVALIAIALVLSAVFLPMAFFGGSTGVIYRQFSITIVSAMILSVVVALVLSPALTANLLKQKGEGDGHQGWADRKFPRVAGFFRRMGDKFNRFFERMSDRYVETSRKVIDRKWLFLLIYAGVVAILAVLFFRLPTSFLPTEDQGRIQVQFRLPAGATQARTRQVQDQIIDYFLGAEGKNVDVMLTSAGGGGGGASGQNTGQGFLNLKDWAERKGTENSADAIADRASAAFRGLRDAEVFALVPGSIRGLGQTGGFTMELQNTSGMSRDQFVAGRERLLAAATADPQLRAVRLTDLPDIQTLKIDIDQTKLSALGLTQANVNTTLSTAWGGRYVNDFIDRGRVKRVYVQGDAPYRAAPEDIAKWFVRGSDGQMVPFSAFATISWATAPTTLSRFSGVPAFEFSGQAAPGVSSGEAMNRMMELASQIPGTSVAWAGLSYQERLSAGQAPLLYGLSLLVVFLCLAALYESWSIPAAVLLIIPLGLVGAVFAVTLRGLENDVYLQIGLLTTMGLAAKNAILMIEFAEQAERKGARVIDAALEAARLRLRPILMTSLAFIFGVLPLALSTGAGANSRIAIGTAVIGGMLTATILAIFYIPLFFVLVRRGVRDGLAKLRGKPTGFQGQPKAAEGDA
- a CDS encoding RcnB family protein, coding for MKKFILSALVAATALSPVLASAQEWQGRRGGPGRGDGTPQADRPAPPPRPERSMDSFQRPERTARPNGGGGGFDRDAFRAQREAARAQAQAGGQTFNRDAFRQQREAARVQADVQVQGQVQRPAFDRDAFRAQRDAARANGGSVQRPDGFRQDRRDDRQDFRQERREDRRDLVQGRVTPDQYRQDRRDDRRDFRTERRDDRRDYNRDPRRNDWNRGGTWNRGGDWNRGGQQRWNREWRNDRRYDWQGWRGSNRYAYRLPRYYPPRGYNYGYQRFGIGITLGSILFQQNYWINDPWDYRLPPAYGPYRWVRYYNDALLVDIDTGEVVDVIYDIFW